A genomic segment from Stenotrophomonas maltophilia encodes:
- the hisF gene encoding imidazole glycerol phosphate synthase subunit HisF has translation MLSRRIIPCLDVRDGRVVKGVRFRDHVDMGDIAELAQRYRDQGADELVFYDIGASPEARSVDVAWIERIARLIDIPFCVAGGIDSVETARRVLFAGADKVSINSPALGRPELITELADEFGVQCVVVGVDSVREADGQWRVRRFSGDPDKTQAVPLRTLDWIVEAQRRGAGEIVLNCMDSDGVRRGYDVVQLQQARALCQVPLIASGGAGAMEHFAEAFDQADVDGALAASVFHSGAIAIPELKRYLRGQQIEVRDVY, from the coding sequence ATGTTGAGCCGCCGCATCATTCCCTGCCTGGACGTGCGCGATGGCCGCGTGGTCAAGGGCGTGCGCTTCCGCGACCACGTCGACATGGGCGACATCGCCGAGCTGGCGCAGCGCTATCGCGACCAGGGGGCGGACGAGCTGGTGTTCTATGACATCGGCGCCAGCCCCGAGGCGCGTTCGGTCGACGTTGCCTGGATCGAGCGCATCGCGCGGCTGATCGACATTCCGTTCTGCGTGGCCGGTGGCATCGACAGCGTGGAAACCGCGCGCCGCGTGCTGTTTGCCGGTGCCGACAAGGTGTCGATCAACTCGCCTGCGCTGGGCCGTCCCGAACTGATCACTGAACTGGCCGACGAGTTCGGCGTGCAATGCGTGGTGGTCGGTGTCGATTCGGTGCGCGAAGCGGATGGCCAGTGGCGGGTGCGCCGTTTCAGCGGAGACCCGGACAAGACCCAGGCGGTGCCACTGCGCACCCTGGACTGGATTGTCGAGGCGCAACGGCGGGGCGCCGGTGAGATCGTGCTGAACTGCATGGACAGCGATGGCGTGCGGCGTGGCTACGATGTCGTGCAGCTGCAACAGGCACGGGCACTGTGCCAGGTACCGTTGATCGCCTCTGGCGGTGCCGGTGCGATGGAGCACTTCGCCGAAGCCTTCGACCAGGCTGACGTCGACGGCGCGCTGGCCGCCAGCGTGTTCCACAGCGGCGCCATCGCCATTCCAGAATTGAAGCGCTACCTGCGCGGACAGCAGATCGAGGTGCGGGATGTCTATTGA
- the hisIE gene encoding bifunctional phosphoribosyl-AMP cyclohydrolase/phosphoribosyl-ATP diphosphatase HisIE produces the protein MSIEVRPSLDALQALDWAKGDGLLPAVVQDADTLQVLMLGYVSAESLAATLAIGHMTFFSRSKQRLWTKGEQSGNVLVVQSISVDCDADTLLVMARPAGPTCHTGAESCFDQAPKDFLGGLGQLVAMREAQRPPGSYTTSLFEGGIRRIAQKVGEEGVETALAAVAQDDEALLGEASDLLYHLLVLLRARGLSLDDARAVLEKRHR, from the coding sequence ATGTCTATTGAAGTCAGGCCGTCATTGGATGCATTGCAGGCGCTGGACTGGGCCAAGGGTGACGGCCTGCTGCCGGCGGTGGTGCAGGATGCCGATACCCTGCAGGTGCTGATGCTGGGCTATGTCAGTGCAGAGTCGCTGGCGGCCACGCTGGCCATCGGCCACATGACTTTCTTCAGCCGCAGCAAGCAACGGTTGTGGACCAAGGGTGAGCAGTCCGGCAACGTGCTGGTGGTGCAGTCGATCAGCGTCGACTGCGATGCCGATACGTTGCTGGTGATGGCACGGCCGGCCGGTCCGACCTGCCATACCGGTGCCGAGAGCTGTTTCGACCAGGCACCGAAGGACTTCCTGGGCGGGCTGGGCCAGCTGGTGGCGATGCGCGAGGCGCAGCGTCCGCCGGGCAGCTATACGACCAGCCTGTTCGAGGGCGGTATCCGCCGCATCGCGCAGAAGGTGGGCGAGGAGGGCGTGGAGACCGCCCTGGCGGCAGTGGCGCAGGATGACGAGGCGCTGCTCGGCGAGGCCTCGGACCTGCTGTACCACCTGCTGGTGCTGCTGCGCGCGCGCGGACTGTCGCTGGATGATGCACGGGCGGTGCTGGAAAAGCGCCATCGTTGA
- a CDS encoding calcineurin-like phosphoesterase C-terminal domain-containing protein, protein MKLPAAWLCCLLLTSPAWAADAVVTGKVYLERDGRPGRGATDPGLAGVQVSNGETIVKTAADGSYSLPVRDGQTVFVIKPDAYSFPKAVDGLPSFWRHYRPNGSPALKYGGIAATSDVTRNWDFALQSDRHDSRRGFQMLVFTDSQTASLKDIGYYQQSIVAPLVGQTKARMGTTLGDIVNDDLALYPAINKVTTQLGVPWFHVPGNHDLDFDAASDEHSLDSWRNIYGPDTYAVEEGGASFVFLDDVVYDPKAKPKYVGGLREDQFAFLASYLKGLHKDRLLVLGMHIPLFDAAPGRETFRHADRQRLFDLLKDFRNVLVLSGHSHTQQHVYHGKAEGWNGDKPLHEYNVGANCGAFWSGVKNAAGVPDSTMSDGTPKGYALLDVAGNGSYRLQYRVAGKPASEQIGLHAPKVLRQGAYPAWGVYANVYMGEDASVVEYRVDGGAWQPMKQVSQPDPRLMVENVADDLANGLRGYDRSPEATASPHLWRGALPTDLAVGGHKVEVRSTQPDGAVFTATTSYSLQTAQP, encoded by the coding sequence ATGAAACTGCCTGCCGCCTGGCTGTGCTGCCTGTTGCTGACCTCGCCGGCCTGGGCCGCGGACGCCGTGGTCACCGGCAAGGTCTATCTGGAGCGCGACGGCCGGCCGGGGCGCGGCGCGACCGATCCGGGCCTGGCCGGGGTGCAGGTCTCCAACGGCGAGACCATCGTCAAGACCGCCGCCGACGGCAGCTACAGCCTGCCGGTGCGCGATGGCCAGACCGTATTCGTGATCAAGCCCGATGCGTATTCGTTCCCGAAGGCGGTCGATGGCCTGCCCTCGTTCTGGCGCCATTACCGCCCGAACGGCTCGCCGGCGCTGAAGTACGGTGGCATCGCCGCCACCAGCGATGTCACCCGCAACTGGGATTTCGCCCTGCAGTCGGATCGCCATGACAGCCGCCGTGGTTTCCAGATGCTGGTGTTCACCGATTCGCAGACCGCCAGCCTGAAGGACATCGGCTACTACCAGCAGTCGATCGTGGCGCCGCTGGTCGGCCAGACCAAGGCGCGCATGGGCACCACCCTGGGCGACATCGTCAACGACGACCTGGCCCTGTACCCGGCGATCAACAAGGTCACTACCCAGCTTGGCGTGCCGTGGTTCCACGTGCCGGGCAACCACGACCTCGACTTCGATGCCGCCAGCGATGAGCATTCGCTGGACAGCTGGCGCAACATCTACGGCCCGGACACCTACGCGGTGGAGGAGGGTGGCGCCAGTTTCGTGTTCCTGGACGACGTGGTGTACGACCCCAAGGCCAAGCCGAAGTACGTTGGTGGCCTGCGCGAAGACCAGTTCGCTTTCCTGGCCAGCTATTTGAAGGGCCTGCACAAGGACCGCCTGCTGGTGCTGGGCATGCACATCCCGCTGTTCGACGCCGCGCCGGGGCGCGAGACCTTCCGCCACGCCGACCGCCAGCGCCTGTTCGACCTGCTGAAGGACTTCCGCAACGTACTGGTGCTCAGCGGCCACAGCCACACCCAGCAGCACGTCTACCACGGCAAGGCCGAGGGCTGGAACGGCGACAAGCCGCTGCACGAATACAACGTCGGTGCCAACTGCGGTGCGTTCTGGTCGGGCGTGAAGAATGCCGCCGGCGTGCCGGACAGCACCATGAGCGACGGCACGCCGAAGGGCTACGCATTGCTCGACGTGGCCGGCAACGGCAGCTATCGCCTGCAGTACCGCGTGGCCGGCAAGCCGGCCAGCGAGCAGATCGGCCTGCATGCGCCGAAGGTACTGCGCCAGGGGGCCTATCCGGCGTGGGGTGTCTACGCCAACGTCTACATGGGTGAGGACGCCAGCGTGGTCGAGTACCGCGTCGATGGCGGCGCCTGGCAGCCGATGAAGCAGGTCAGCCAGCCCGATCCGCGCCTGATGGTGGAGAACGTGGCCGATGATCTGGCCAACGGCCTGCGCGGCTACGACCGCTCGCCGGAGGCCACTGCGTCGCCGCACCTGTGGCGGGGCGCGCTGCCGACCGATCTGGCGGTGGGCGGCCACAAGGTCGAGGTACGCTCCACCCAGCCCGACGGTGCGGTGTTCACCGCCACCACCAGCTACAGCCTGCAGACTGCCCAGCCCTGA
- a CDS encoding glucokinase yields the protein MTIAAASPVSSDSARGGLPRHLVVADVGGTFARLALAETRSGHAPLLGSHRTYACAEHSSLAAILADFTAGLGQPVQTAVVAIAGLLDGDVLINSNLPWTVSLSATRAQSGLHELQLINDFEAVALAIPYLQPETLVPLNGDADPAQAFPALVLGAGTGLGAALRFADGERPVLASEIGHAALGAGNALELQVLGKLLQRWPHVDNERVLSGSGLMNLYPCLCELRGVAPVWTSTEALIGAARGGEDALAVETLQVFCAWLGSLAGDAAIAVGARSVYLAGGISAHVQDFLADGRFRERFLNKGVLTEVLRQVPVWRVEHGQLGVLGAAVWHAARQPTHD from the coding sequence GTGACCATCGCAGCAGCGTCCCCGGTTTCCTCCGACTCCGCCCGCGGCGGTCTTCCGCGCCATCTGGTGGTCGCCGATGTCGGCGGCACCTTTGCCCGCCTCGCACTGGCTGAAACCCGATCCGGCCATGCGCCGCTGCTGGGCAGCCATCGCACCTATGCCTGTGCCGAGCATTCCAGCCTGGCCGCGATCCTGGCCGATTTCACTGCCGGCCTCGGCCAGCCGGTGCAGACCGCGGTGGTCGCCATCGCCGGTCTGCTCGATGGCGATGTGCTGATCAACTCGAACCTTCCGTGGACGGTTTCGCTGTCGGCCACCCGCGCGCAGTCCGGGCTGCACGAGCTGCAGCTGATCAATGATTTCGAAGCGGTGGCGCTGGCCATCCCGTACCTGCAGCCGGAAACCCTGGTGCCACTGAACGGCGACGCCGATCCGGCGCAGGCCTTCCCGGCGCTGGTGCTGGGTGCAGGTACCGGCCTGGGCGCGGCATTGCGCTTCGCCGACGGCGAGCGGCCGGTGCTGGCCAGTGAGATCGGCCATGCCGCGCTCGGCGCCGGCAACGCGCTGGAACTGCAGGTGCTGGGCAAGCTGCTGCAGCGCTGGCCGCACGTGGACAACGAACGGGTGCTGTCCGGCAGCGGCCTGATGAACCTGTATCCGTGCCTGTGCGAATTGCGCGGCGTCGCCCCGGTGTGGACCAGTACGGAGGCGCTGATCGGCGCCGCGCGTGGCGGCGAGGATGCACTGGCGGTGGAAACGCTGCAGGTGTTCTGTGCCTGGCTGGGCAGCCTGGCTGGCGACGCGGCGATCGCCGTCGGCGCGCGCTCGGTGTACCTGGCCGGTGGCATTTCCGCGCATGTGCAGGATTTCCTGGCCGATGGCCGCTTCCGTGAGCGCTTCCTCAACAAGGGCGTGCTGACCGAGGTGCTGCGCCAGGTGCCGGTGTGGCGCGTTGAGCATGGCCAGCTGGGCGTGCTCGGTGCAGCGGTCTGGCACGCCGCACGGCAGCCCACGCACGACTGA
- a CDS encoding N(4)-(beta-N-acetylglucosaminyl)-L-asparaginase, translating to MVDRRQFLQAGALAAGMAALPGVQARTLGGARVVSTWDFGVPANQAAWKVLAQGGSALDAVEAGARWAESELCNPTVGHCGKPDRDGVLSLDASIMDGDGRCGAVAALVDILHPVSVARKVMENSPHVLLVGEGAQQFAVQQGFERRHLLTPQAEVAWREWLKTEKYQPQINAERRGIPGNSDNHDTIGMLALDAKGHLAGACTTSGMAWKLHGRVGDSPIIGAGLYVDNEVGAATASGVGEEMIRNAASFLVVELMRQGRSPAQACREAIDRVVRKRPEASKTLQVCFLAMNKQGEVGAYALHRGFVYAVCDARRQDDLRDSPSIYTSTQA from the coding sequence ATGGTGGATCGCAGGCAGTTCCTGCAGGCCGGTGCACTGGCCGCAGGCATGGCAGCTTTGCCGGGCGTGCAGGCGCGCACGCTGGGTGGGGCCCGGGTGGTCTCCACCTGGGACTTCGGCGTACCGGCCAACCAGGCCGCATGGAAGGTGCTGGCACAGGGTGGCAGCGCGCTGGATGCGGTGGAGGCGGGTGCACGCTGGGCCGAGAGCGAGCTGTGCAACCCCACCGTCGGCCATTGCGGCAAACCGGATCGCGACGGCGTGCTGAGCCTGGACGCGAGCATCATGGACGGCGATGGCCGTTGTGGTGCAGTGGCCGCGCTGGTCGACATCCTGCATCCGGTGTCGGTGGCCCGCAAAGTGATGGAGAACAGTCCGCACGTGCTGCTGGTGGGCGAGGGCGCGCAGCAGTTCGCGGTGCAGCAGGGTTTCGAGCGCAGGCACCTGCTGACGCCGCAGGCTGAAGTCGCCTGGCGCGAGTGGCTGAAGACCGAGAAGTACCAGCCGCAGATCAACGCCGAGCGCCGTGGTATTCCCGGCAACAGCGACAACCACGACACTATCGGCATGCTGGCACTGGATGCCAAGGGCCATCTGGCCGGTGCCTGCACCACCAGCGGCATGGCGTGGAAACTGCACGGTCGGGTCGGCGACAGTCCGATCATCGGTGCTGGCCTGTACGTCGACAACGAAGTGGGCGCGGCCACTGCCTCGGGCGTGGGCGAGGAGATGATCCGCAACGCCGCCTCGTTCCTGGTGGTCGAGCTGATGCGCCAGGGCCGCTCGCCGGCGCAGGCCTGCCGCGAAGCGATCGACCGCGTGGTGCGCAAGCGCCCCGAAGCGAGCAAGACACTGCAGGTGTGCTTCCTGGCCATGAACAAGCAGGGCGAGGTGGGCGCCTACGCGCTGCATCGTGGCTTCGTCTATGCGGTGTGCGATGCGCGGCGCCAGGATGACCTGCGTGATTCGCCGTCGATCTACACGAGCACCCAGGCGTGA
- a CDS encoding copper homeostasis protein CutC: MSRRRTLEIASNSLASALAAQAGGADRIELFDNLAEGGTTPSFASIAIARERLSIPLFVLVRPRPGDFHYDALETELMLRDIAQCRALGCDGVVIGALDVQGGIDLALCRELVQAAGPLQVTFHRAFDAARDLPAALEQVIGLGCQRVLTSGGQVSAEAGADVLARLVSQAAGRIAVMAGAGLAPGNIATVARQTGCTELHASAKGLRRSAMQFQNPALRGLDPDWNQTATATVAALRQALDA, translated from the coding sequence GTGAGCAGGCGGCGGACCCTGGAGATCGCCAGCAACTCGCTGGCCTCGGCGCTGGCCGCGCAGGCTGGCGGCGCCGACCGCATCGAGCTGTTCGACAACCTGGCCGAGGGCGGCACCACGCCGTCGTTCGCCAGCATCGCGATCGCCCGCGAACGCCTGTCGATTCCGCTGTTCGTGCTGGTGCGGCCGCGCCCGGGCGACTTCCACTACGACGCGCTGGAAACCGAACTGATGCTGCGTGACATCGCGCAGTGCCGCGCGCTGGGCTGCGATGGCGTGGTGATCGGCGCGCTGGATGTGCAGGGCGGGATCGATCTGGCGCTGTGCCGCGAGCTGGTGCAGGCTGCCGGGCCGTTGCAGGTGACCTTCCACCGTGCCTTCGATGCCGCCCGCGATCTGCCGGCGGCGCTGGAGCAGGTGATCGGGCTGGGTTGCCAGCGCGTGCTGACCTCGGGCGGCCAGGTCAGCGCCGAGGCCGGTGCCGATGTGCTGGCACGCCTGGTCAGCCAGGCGGCGGGGCGTATCGCGGTGATGGCCGGCGCCGGATTGGCCCCGGGCAACATCGCAACCGTCGCACGGCAGACCGGCTGCACCGAACTGCACGCCTCGGCCAAGGGCCTGCGCCGCTCGGCGATGCAGTTCCAGAACCCGGCGCTGCGCGGCCTGGACCCGGACTGGAACCAGACCGCCACCGCGACCGTGGCCGCCCTGCGGCAAGCGCTGGACGCCTGA
- a CDS encoding TonB-dependent receptor plug domain-containing protein: MAQIVRKRRHLLSQALLLALLPLAASAQEAASSSTKDLDAVTVTGSRIKRAGVEGPAPVNVITAAQIQKEGFVSVYDALKTLTEATGTVEAASQWGSHTPNASGLNLRGMGPNRSLLLVNGRRVADYPLPYGGETNFSNYGNIPAAAVERIEVLTGGASAIYGSDAIAGVVNVILKTNYDGDEVRVRGGTSTEGGRDTWDLSWAGGKTGDNWSVTYALQYTKRDPLFGRDRPQMDDADDAPYASWNMEQRKVGFRPTAGLALIDPTTGQRLAPPAGTCEKFNGEYYTADRLVYNYAANTITNTGRLCGMSADYTNWLLTGGAENVSGNLYATFDFSNDLQAWTNLAVYRSEAIWGTNPPSVSLIDDDNGYYWDANRNRPILGVRQFTPNEVGGLDTLRNTNRELSWDWSAGLRGRLADRFDWSATVGRSYYRVEERQNVVDKQKSYDYFLGPKLGTTADGEAIYALDESRWWNPLTPDQYWQMGTVAKNRATSWVNQASADITGELFQGWAGPISFAAVAEVAQQGYHLSPDPRAGIDFDLQNVDRGGGERTRYSAGVEFKIPLLDSVTATAAARYDRYGNYKADNSGEALDIGSQKETTWNVGLEWRPVESLLVRGSYATSFHAPDMHYLLGQPSSSEVQTYDRLRCIQSGAYLVNNCGVGNTDVWYTFDVNRRGTPLLRSETGDSWTVGFVWDVMPNLSVSADYWAIKLEDMIVDVGADEVLASEAGCLTGKNMDGTPWANPAGGEYCAGILARVNRDSNGRLVSIERGPFNLASREVRGIDLTARYRLETAQWGSFQLGVNYTNQISTKEQRYAADPNPERRDRDLRSKLRASLAWQRGNWNANVYADRIGSVPGVRYHWGTDRLDNPGGCLPFADGYVPSDSPSLNCLEPARLPDGSVNPNPNAGQQTSRYFGRVGPFITWNFNVGYQVTEHAKVNVYVNNVFNSASWNHKDPYKLDYDFAPTRLLGAVGREFALEYVFTF, encoded by the coding sequence ATGGCTCAGATCGTCCGCAAGCGTCGTCACCTGCTGTCCCAGGCCCTGCTCCTGGCCCTGTTGCCCCTGGCGGCCAGCGCGCAGGAAGCCGCGAGTTCGTCCACCAAGGATCTCGACGCGGTCACCGTCACCGGCTCGCGCATCAAGCGCGCCGGCGTCGAAGGCCCGGCGCCGGTCAACGTGATCACCGCCGCGCAGATCCAGAAGGAAGGCTTCGTCAGCGTGTACGACGCGCTGAAGACCCTCACCGAAGCGACTGGCACCGTCGAAGCTGCTTCGCAATGGGGCTCGCACACGCCCAATGCCAGCGGCCTGAACCTGCGCGGGATGGGCCCGAACCGTTCGCTGCTGCTGGTCAACGGCCGTCGCGTGGCCGACTACCCGCTGCCCTATGGCGGCGAAACCAACTTCTCCAACTACGGCAACATTCCGGCTGCGGCGGTGGAACGCATCGAAGTGCTGACCGGTGGTGCCTCGGCCATCTATGGCTCCGATGCGATCGCCGGCGTGGTCAACGTCATCCTGAAAACCAACTACGACGGCGACGAAGTGCGCGTGCGTGGTGGTACCTCCACCGAGGGCGGGCGCGATACCTGGGACCTGTCCTGGGCCGGCGGCAAGACCGGCGACAACTGGAGCGTGACCTACGCGCTGCAGTACACCAAGCGCGATCCGCTGTTCGGGCGTGATCGCCCGCAGATGGACGATGCCGACGATGCACCGTACGCGTCCTGGAACATGGAGCAGCGCAAGGTCGGCTTCCGTCCCACTGCAGGCCTGGCGCTGATCGATCCGACCACCGGCCAGCGCCTGGCGCCGCCCGCCGGCACCTGCGAGAAGTTCAACGGCGAGTACTACACCGCCGATCGACTGGTCTACAACTACGCCGCCAACACCATCACCAACACCGGCCGCCTGTGTGGCATGAGCGCCGACTACACCAACTGGCTGCTCACCGGCGGTGCCGAGAACGTGTCCGGCAACCTGTATGCCACCTTCGATTTCAGCAATGACCTGCAGGCCTGGACCAACCTGGCGGTGTACCGATCTGAAGCGATCTGGGGCACCAATCCGCCCAGCGTGTCGCTGATCGACGATGACAACGGCTACTACTGGGATGCCAACCGCAACCGCCCGATCCTCGGCGTGCGCCAGTTCACCCCGAACGAAGTCGGCGGCCTGGATACGCTGCGCAACACCAACCGCGAACTGTCCTGGGACTGGAGCGCCGGCCTGCGTGGCCGCCTCGCCGACCGCTTTGACTGGAGCGCTACGGTGGGGCGCTCGTATTACCGGGTGGAGGAACGGCAGAACGTGGTCGACAAGCAGAAGTCGTACGACTACTTCCTGGGACCGAAGCTGGGCACCACCGCCGATGGCGAGGCGATCTATGCACTGGACGAATCGCGCTGGTGGAATCCGCTGACGCCGGACCAGTACTGGCAGATGGGCACCGTCGCGAAGAATCGCGCAACGTCCTGGGTCAACCAGGCCTCGGCGGATATCACCGGCGAACTGTTCCAGGGCTGGGCCGGCCCGATCTCGTTCGCCGCCGTGGCCGAAGTCGCGCAGCAGGGCTATCACCTCAGCCCCGACCCGCGCGCTGGCATCGATTTCGACCTGCAGAACGTCGATCGCGGTGGCGGCGAGCGCACCCGCTATTCGGCTGGTGTCGAGTTCAAGATCCCGCTGCTGGACAGCGTCACCGCCACTGCGGCCGCGCGCTACGACCGCTATGGCAACTACAAGGCTGACAACAGCGGCGAAGCGCTGGACATCGGCAGCCAGAAGGAAACCACCTGGAACGTCGGCCTGGAATGGCGCCCGGTCGAATCGCTGCTGGTGCGTGGCTCGTACGCCACCAGCTTCCATGCGCCGGACATGCATTACCTGCTGGGCCAGCCGAGCAGTTCGGAAGTGCAGACCTATGACCGCCTGCGCTGCATCCAGAGCGGTGCCTACCTGGTCAACAACTGCGGCGTAGGCAATACCGATGTCTGGTACACCTTTGACGTGAACCGGCGTGGCACGCCGCTGCTGCGTTCGGAAACCGGCGATTCGTGGACGGTCGGCTTCGTCTGGGATGTGATGCCCAATCTGTCGGTCAGTGCCGACTACTGGGCGATCAAGCTGGAAGACATGATCGTCGACGTCGGCGCCGATGAGGTGCTGGCCAGCGAAGCCGGCTGCCTGACCGGCAAGAACATGGACGGTACGCCGTGGGCCAACCCGGCCGGTGGCGAGTACTGCGCCGGCATCCTGGCCCGCGTGAACCGTGACAGCAACGGTCGCCTGGTCTCGATCGAGCGCGGCCCGTTCAACCTGGCCAGCCGCGAGGTGCGCGGCATCGACCTGACCGCACGCTACCGGCTGGAGACCGCCCAGTGGGGCAGCTTCCAGCTGGGGGTGAACTACACCAACCAGATCTCGACCAAGGAACAGCGCTACGCCGCCGACCCGAATCCGGAACGCCGCGATCGCGACCTGCGCAGCAAGCTGCGCGCGAGCCTGGCCTGGCAGCGCGGCAACTGGAACGCCAACGTCTATGCCGACCGCATCGGTTCGGTGCCGGGCGTGCGCTACCACTGGGGCACCGATCGCCTGGACAACCCCGGTGGCTGCCTGCCGTTCGCCGATGGCTACGTGCCCAGTGACAGCCCGTCGCTGAACTGCCTGGAGCCGGCGCGGCTGCCGGATGGTTCGGTGAACCCGAACCCCAATGCCGGCCAGCAGACCTCGCGCTACTTCGGCCGGGTCGGACCGTTCATCACCTGGAACTTCAACGTGGGCTACCAGGTGACCGAGCACGCCAAGGTCAATGTCTACGTCAACAACGTGTTCAATTCGGCCAGCTGGAACCACAAGGACCCGTACAAGCTGGATTACGACTTCGCCCCGACCCGGTTGCTGGGTGCGGTCGGCCGCGAGTTCGCGTTGGAGTATGTGTTCACCTTCTGA